The following nucleotide sequence is from Apium graveolens cultivar Ventura chromosome 4, ASM990537v1, whole genome shotgun sequence.
ATGTTCAACATGCGTATTCACAAAAAAACAAAAAGTGAATACGCATGTTAAACATGCGTATTctttgttaaaattttaaaattttaatccGCATTACTGACATGCGTATTCAGTGGGTAAAAAGGGCGAACCGTCCCGCCAATAGGTATTTTGGGCAAATCTCCCCAAATGGTGGATATTTTGGTTTTTGACCAAAAAATATACAACCCGACCAAAAAATAAGTAAaagaaagaaatatctgaatagATCTAGAACTCACAACTTTCGTTTCGTCTTCCGTACCGGTATTATTTCAAACCCGATACAAAGGTTCGATTGGTGTGGAATTTGCATATGCGAAGTGGGGGTGTTGACTGTTGAGAATGGGATCATCATCAGGAGAATGGCTAGAGAAAGCTTTACTCGAACTATGCAATAACAAGAACAATCCGGGTCTGGGTCTTGAATTGGATTCGGATCTTATTTCGGGTCTTGTCTCTTACTGTGAATGCGCTTCTCCACTCGACGCCAAAGAATATCTTGACGTAAAGCCCCTTTCTGTCCTTAATCACATTAATTATTCCAGTATTTAGGACAACAATTCTGTTAATTACAATACTTAATTGAACTGAAGTTTTAGTATATTGTTGTTCTTTTTTGTATTTTACAATTGCCCCCTTTTGTGTATACTTGCTTTATGTTCACTGTATTCGATTTTATTATCACGAAAACGATACAGTTTTTTATATATGATTTTCAGCTGAACCTCGTTTACTCTTTGGATTATTGGTTTTGTTATGTTATTATTTGCGGAGTTGTGCATTATTTTTTTTACCAGCTTAATGTCATTTGTCAGTGCCTAATTTTGGTTTCGATTACGAGCATTGATCGATGATTAATGCTTTGGCATGGGAGAGTCTTGTATTTTGATCCCTAAGCAATCCAAGTAATATAAACCGGTTAAAGTAAGACcttagtgattttgatgaggcTATGCACATGGATAGTAACACTATAGTACATACACCCTTTCTCGGACAGTCTAGTATCTTGCATTTCTGGAACACATATTTGTATTGACATATTTCCATCTAAAATTTGTGTCCGGATTATTATTGTTATATGAAATATCAAAGTAAATTTAACTGGCAATCCTAATGACTATAGTCTATAGGCATGTGGATACTAATACTGATATTACGTATTCTTTTCTCCTCTTAACGGTGTCTTGCATCTCTGCAATATCTTTTTGAATTGACATGTTTCTGTCTAATTTTTATCTCCAGAATATCATTGGCCAGGAGGCTGGCAAAGGTGTCATTGAGGAATACTTAAAGAGAAGAGGGCATTTTGACATAGACAACACTACTTCAGACGGTGCAGGCTTGAAGTTACACGCTTATGTCAAACCACCATCCAATGAAAGTTCAAGCAGTGGTGTTAAAAAACCATCCAGAGTACAGAGAGAGGCTCCCGTCTCCTTTAAGAAGGATTATGTGGTCCAGACAGAGAGAGTGGAATCGAAAACCACTGAAAAGGGAAATTTAAAGAAGAAAAAATCGGGAAAGGTTATTTCTCTTGCAGAAGCTGCCAAGGGGTCTATAGTTTATCAGCAGGGTAAACCATGTTCATGTCAAGCTCGAAGGCACAGGCTTATAAGTAATTGCTTATCCTGTGGAAAGATTGTATGCGAGCAGGAAGGAGAGGGCCCCTGCAACTTTTGCGGTGCTCTTGTCTTGAGGGAAGGAAGCACGTATGCTGGCTTGGAAGTAACTCCACTACCTCTTTCTGAAACTGAGGTGGCAGCTCAAGCCTATGCTAAGAGATTGGTAGACTATGACCGAAACTCTGCAGCACGTACAACAGTTATAGATGACCAAAGTGACTACTACAACGTTGAGGGGAGTACCTGGATTTCTCCAGAGGTATAGTATGGCACTTAACACCAGCACCATACAGTTAATTTTAGTTAACAATCGAAATTTAATCTTAATGTCCTTTCATCAGGAAAAAGAACTCCTAAGGAAGAAACAGGAGGAGATCGAGGTTGATGAGCGAGCCAAGCGTAGTAAAGTTGTCATGAGTTTTGATCTGGTTGGCCGCAAGGTTGTCTTTCTCTCCTTATTTTCTTTTTCCCCGTTAATCTCAGATGTGATGGTATCCTTCATTGTTCCCGATACAGACTCCCTAGTAGCTGTAATATACTGTTATAAACAACGAAATCAGTTCAATGTTGGTCTAGATTTCTCCATGTCACCATCAACATCATATCCATATTATGTAACCTTCTTCTCCATAAGTTACCTTCTTCTCTTGTTATTAGtagtatttaaatttttttagtCCGCTTACCCCTCAAAAGAAATATCTTTTAGCTTTCCCTTGGTTCCAAAAATGAATCTCTTGGTCATAACTATTAGGAAGACAGATATATCAGATGACTTTTTCTTACTTTACTAGTTTTGTTTTGGGGGTTGCTTCAAATATCTTAATTTTATTGCTAATTAGATGAGTAAACTCTGGTAGCTTCCCTTCTCGTGGATGCCAAGCCtttttatgttcttatttttcttgTAAGTCTTAACTGAACCTGTATGTTGTTTTGAACTTTATGGGGGATAATCTTGTACTCACAGGTGCTTATGAATGGAGATGCTATATCTGAAGAATTTCAAAATAGTTTACTGCTTCGACCAGCTGATGAAAGAGAAGCAAATCGAATCAAACCAAACCCAAGCCTTACTTTGCAACCAGTTTTTGTGGACCCAGGTCCCAGCAAGAAATCTACTAAGGCGTTGAGGACAGGTATATCTAATGGTTTGTGCTTGGAGATTAGTGGAAGGATTCAGCACGAATCTAAGGAGTTAAACGTTCTATGAGAGTTGAAAAGAGGATTTTAAAATACGCGAAAGTTGTAATTCAAATATTTCTAAGTACTGTCACATGCTTGATTTTATCTGAAGAACATAGCTATATTTTggtatatattataatgaaatgatGTAAATGGATTTGTGGACTCTGTAACAAGTTGTCCCATATCCTCAGACTTTCTTACCGTCTATCTTGTTAGATAACGAACATTTACAACTACGAAATAGGCACAGTTTGACCAAATTTCTGAAGTTCTTGCAAACAAACTAAAATAGAACGTCTGCTAACAAGGAAGAAGCAAAAATCTATGTACATTAATCCATTCAGAATTCTTTCCGGACTCGGAAGTTAAACAAACCAGGAAAAGTGCTGAACAAGTCATGTTAGCCTCTCACATTAATTAGGATATCGATAAAATTATGATAATATTATAAACATATATTAGTTATTTTTATTGTTAAGAAATAATATAGTTATTGACCAAGTCTTGTAAtctatattatattttaaattattatgaAGAGAAAATCATATCAATACAATTTGTCATGACATTTGAGTTATgttagattatttattatgatgGAGAAGAAAACCGAAAACGAACTAGATGAAAACAATTATAAAGAGAAAAAACAAAAGTATGATAAGAGTTTGGTGAGAAAAATCTCACAAAAGTTTGTGGATGAAAAAAGGAAAAAGTTTCTACAACTTTGTAGACGTGAACAATGGAGGATCCAGTTTCAAATATAAGAGGGTTGGAAATTTTTTTTACGAGCTCGAGCCAAGTATTTGGCATTTTTTGCTCCGGTTCGGCTCCAAATAAGCTCGAACTCGGTTCGAAAAATATCAAACATACGATTTTATATATTAGATTATTAAGAATATTTTCGGTTAAAAATTCTTTCTTAATTGTTGCAGTTGCAGCCGTGGGAATCACTAATCACTGACAATTTTACCGACATATAAACCCAAGGATATTCAATATCTTTGTGTAAGACTGTAATACGATCCGGGCAGCTCGTGAGCTCGCCTAGCTCAAACTCCTTTTAATgggctcggctcggctcgttttgTAAACGAGCTCGAGTCCGGCAGAGGTTTCTGCTCGTAAACGAGTCAGCTCAACTCGAGTCGTGAAATTAAATAAGCCGAATTCGGGTAGCGTTTTAGGCTCGATTTAGTGTAAAATTGAACGAGTTGGCTCGGCCGAATCAACTCGTGAAAATTAACGAGTCGGCTCGCCCGACTCGACAAAATTAAACACGGATCAAATTACA
It contains:
- the LOC141717713 gene encoding uncharacterized protein LOC141717713, which translates into the protein MGSSSGEWLEKALLELCNNKNNPGLGLELDSDLISGLVSYCECASPLDAKEYLDNIIGQEAGKGVIEEYLKRRGHFDIDNTTSDGAGLKLHAYVKPPSNESSSSGVKKPSRVQREAPVSFKKDYVVQTERVESKTTEKGNLKKKKSGKVISLAEAAKGSIVYQQGKPCSCQARRHRLISNCLSCGKIVCEQEGEGPCNFCGALVLREGSTYAGLEVTPLPLSETEVAAQAYAKRLVDYDRNSAARTTVIDDQSDYYNVEGSTWISPEEKELLRKKQEEIEVDERAKRSKVVMSFDLVGRKVLMNGDAISEEFQNSLLLRPADEREANRIKPNPSLTLQPVFVDPGPSKKSTKALRTGISNGLCLEISGRIQHESKELNVL